One stretch of Eggerthella lenta DSM 2243 DNA includes these proteins:
- the truB gene encoding tRNA pseudouridine(55) synthase TruB: MPRVKRGLSGLSLVVGVNKPAGMSSHDVVNRCRSIFGERRVGHTGTLDPMATGVLPICVGPATRLGAYLTGHDKRYRVSIAFGAGTDTDDAAGTVVRTGEVPDRVLDPEFAAAFVASLVGRRKQMPPAYSAIKVNGKKSYEAARAGNIIDLAPRDIEVYDARLLGVHEGDGEELPSWDVSFEVSKGTYIRSLARDAGVALGCPAHVAALERTELGLLTLEECVSLETLADLKDRAALDPVRLLGVRFSYAQGDLAKKVANGAQLPAAELPLFERRRTTSAIEMCACTAGVRESCEPPRDGELVAVLTDNKLVALYAYDEGRARFETRCVFQTGVSRGRDI, encoded by the coding sequence GTGCCGCGCGTGAAACGGGGGCTATCGGGGCTGTCGCTGGTCGTCGGGGTGAACAAGCCTGCCGGCATGAGCTCCCATGACGTGGTGAACCGCTGTCGCTCCATCTTCGGAGAACGTCGCGTCGGGCACACGGGTACGCTCGATCCGATGGCTACCGGCGTGCTTCCCATCTGCGTGGGTCCGGCGACGCGTCTGGGCGCGTATCTGACCGGGCACGACAAACGCTATCGCGTGTCCATCGCGTTCGGTGCGGGCACCGACACCGACGACGCCGCTGGAACGGTGGTGCGCACGGGCGAGGTGCCCGACCGCGTGCTGGATCCGGAGTTCGCTGCCGCATTCGTGGCGAGCCTCGTGGGCAGACGCAAGCAGATGCCGCCGGCGTACTCGGCCATCAAGGTGAACGGGAAAAAGTCCTACGAGGCCGCGCGCGCCGGCAACATCATCGACCTCGCGCCGCGCGACATCGAGGTGTACGACGCGCGGTTGCTAGGTGTGCACGAAGGGGACGGGGAAGAGCTTCCCTCGTGGGACGTGTCGTTCGAGGTGTCGAAGGGCACCTACATCCGCTCGCTCGCGCGCGACGCGGGCGTGGCGCTGGGATGCCCGGCGCACGTGGCCGCGCTCGAGCGCACCGAGCTGGGGCTGCTCACGCTTGAAGAGTGCGTGAGCCTGGAGACCTTGGCCGACCTCAAGGACCGCGCTGCGCTCGATCCGGTGCGCCTGCTGGGCGTGCGGTTCTCCTATGCGCAGGGCGATCTGGCGAAGAAGGTGGCGAACGGGGCGCAGCTTCCGGCTGCGGAGCTTCCGCTGTTCGAGCGCAGGAGGACGACGTCCGCCATCGAGATGTGCGCCTGCACCGCGGGCGTGCGCGAAAGCTGCGAGCCGCCGCGCGACGGCGAGCTCGTGGCCGTGCTGACCGACAACAAGCTCGTCGCGCTGTACGCGTACGACGAGGGGCGCGCTCGGTTCGAGACGCGCTGCGTGTTTCAAACGGGGGTGTCTCGTGGCAGAGATATATAA
- a CDS encoding DHH family phosphoesterase — protein MAVTPQTNTDLGAIAEALRSRDDFIICGHVSPDGDCLGSQLGLAAALKGLGKRVTCLLAKDEPIDERLGFLPGAAELVPAASFDGIARTFVAVDVPTRERIGEAAAALLEGCDLTVTVDHHAVDSTMTDLVYVDPDAASTTMLVWELAGLLGAERAGDVAQCCYTGLVTDTGRFQYQNTDAAAMRAASEMVEAGADPASVSRAIFQNRTLPSVRLEGIAVERMTFGAGGAYALSWLSCDDFEATGAVKADAEPIIDALRSVAGVRVACMLREQGDVVRGSLRAKDDTDVAAVARSFGGGGHVAAAGFTLSCTLDEARRLVDEALAATFASDEEGACRA, from the coding sequence ATGGCGGTCACGCCCCAGACGAACACCGACCTCGGCGCGATAGCCGAAGCGCTGAGGTCGCGCGACGATTTCATCATCTGCGGGCATGTGAGCCCTGACGGCGACTGCCTGGGCTCCCAGCTCGGTTTGGCGGCGGCGCTCAAGGGTCTTGGCAAGCGCGTGACCTGCTTGCTCGCGAAAGACGAGCCCATCGACGAGCGTCTTGGCTTCCTGCCGGGCGCGGCCGAGCTGGTTCCGGCGGCTTCGTTCGACGGCATCGCCCGCACGTTCGTCGCGGTGGACGTCCCTACTCGCGAACGCATCGGAGAGGCGGCCGCCGCGCTGCTCGAGGGCTGCGATCTGACGGTTACGGTCGACCACCATGCGGTGGACTCCACTATGACCGACCTCGTATACGTCGATCCCGACGCCGCCTCCACCACGATGCTCGTGTGGGAGCTCGCGGGCCTGTTGGGCGCGGAACGCGCCGGCGACGTGGCGCAGTGCTGCTACACGGGCCTCGTCACCGACACGGGGCGCTTCCAGTACCAGAACACCGATGCGGCTGCCATGCGCGCTGCATCCGAGATGGTGGAGGCGGGCGCCGACCCGGCGTCGGTGTCGCGCGCCATCTTCCAGAACCGGACGCTGCCGTCCGTGCGGCTCGAGGGCATAGCTGTCGAGCGCATGACGTTCGGCGCGGGCGGAGCCTATGCGTTGAGCTGGCTTTCCTGTGACGACTTCGAGGCAACGGGCGCGGTCAAGGCGGACGCCGAGCCCATCATCGACGCGCTGCGCTCGGTGGCGGGCGTGCGCGTGGCCTGCATGCTGCGCGAGCAGGGCGACGTGGTGCGCGGCAGCCTGCGCGCCAAGGACGACACCGACGTGGCGGCCGTCGCGCGCTCGTTCGGCGGGGGAGGGCATGTGGCGGCGGCTGGGTTCACGCTTTCCTGCACCCTCGACGAAGCCCGTCGTTTGGTCGACGAGGCGCTTGCCGCGACGTTCGCCTCGGATGAGGAGGGGGCGTGCCGCGCGTGA